Below is a window of Trichosurus vulpecula isolate mTriVul1 chromosome 4, mTriVul1.pri, whole genome shotgun sequence DNA.
gttatacgtgtgtagtcatgcaaaacacatttccatattagtcagttgtaaaagaaaacagaccaaaaaaaaaaaccaaccccaaaacaaaacccaactccaaaaaaaataaagtaaaaaaagtatgcttctatctgtattcagattccatcagttctttctgtggggaTGGATAGCATGAAATGCATCTTCTTTAGGTAAAATCCATTTTAGGAGAACTAATATTAACAGAACAAATTTGGGGATGTTGGTTTGCTTTACCAAAGGATTCTTGATGTTATTAGAAAATTTACTTTAGAATCTCTTTGAAGGATGAGCTCACTCTCTTAATtgcattaaaatatttcattttcaaatatttagatattataaatatatttaaacacaACTTTCAGGAGTACAGCTATTGTGTAAAGTGAGGCATATCCACAATAATCCCCTATTGAGATTGATTCATATAGTGGGTTATCTTCCACCAAAGTCTTCCTCTGATGTTTTATCACCTAGtcgcacttaataaatattttttgattgatcGATCATAGAGTGGAGGTAAATTGAGTTCTTGGAAGATCTGCCAGCAGAGCACAAGATCCAGGGGGTTCTGCCAGGCTTTAAATACAGGTCTGTCTGTGGATCAGCCTAGATAAGTTTAGAAAGGGTCATCACTACATGATCGGCTATGGAGTAAATATTTTCTCTGGCTCTAGGAACTTACTAAACCATCTGCTAAGTGGTGAAGGTCTTGCAGTCTGTCTTTGGGAGTACCCACATGGATGAAAACATGGATCCTTGATATTTTTCTAtctatgatattattattattttttcatttaataggTTTATTTACAAACACATATACTATGGTAAATAGTTTGCTTACTCCGTTCAAAACTGCTTTTATAAGGGGTTGTTCTTCAAATCTGATTCCTATATAGGAGAATCTTATTTCTTAAGCTGCTGAAGTCTTAATATAAGGAAAGGTGCAGCAAATCCAGATCCAAAGAATACAGTCATCATAGCCAACAACCACCATTTGTTTTCCACTGAAAAGGGCAGGTTCTTCCGTGGGCCCTCCTCGTAGTGGCTCCTGCGAAACAAGGAGGTAGAGAACCTGTGCAAACTCTGCCCCAACATGGCACTTCTGAGGCTCCTTGGAGGACTTCAGGAGAGGCCGCCTATCTATGATATTATTGATGGAGGAACTCCCTCCAGAGATACAGATCTCAGCTCATCCATACCTGCCCACCTGTGAGATTCCTATCCATGTCTCCCACAGTTGCTAGGGATCCACCCAGAGGACTTGCTCTGGCTCTTCTGACATTGTGAGGACACCACTAGAACATGCAGGCTACTCATTAATTAAACTTCACTTTCCCTCCCTAagcagcctattttttttttctggtcacacTTTTTTCTAATGACATCCTAGCATGAATACGTGTTGAAAAGATGAAAAGTTTGTTGACGGGAAAGTAAATGGTaggaagaattagaaaagagCACTAGAAACTCCAGTTCAATATAATTCGTAGATGTATTGGCGTAGAGTGACTTGCCTCTTACCTTATGATGGTATGTGTACCTCTGCTTTCTATAGCCCTGACCATGAGAAGGCCATATTCCTCAAATGTGTGGGTACCTGAGAGATGCTGTTTTTgacagtcagccaataaacacttattaaatgcctactatgtgccaggcattgtgctaagtgctggggatagctGAGGATACAACTATGATAAAGAAAgacggttcctgccctcaaagagcttaccattTAGCgggggaagaaaacacaaaaaagaaagctgaaaaggatggagaaaaagtagtcaaccaatcaataaacatttatcaaatgcctaccatatgccaggcactgtgctaagttctggggatacaaaaagagggaaaagacagttcttgccctcaatctaatgggggagacaacaggcacaCAAGTATATAAGAAGCAACCTATATACAGcaagaataggaaataattaatagagggaaagtATTGGAACtaaggtggggggggaagggaatgtgATGGGAAAATCTAAAGCAATGCAGCCTTGGGTGGAAATGAAGGGATGGCTGGCCTGGTCATCTTTCTTCAGTGGAAGTTTTGGGGGGAGCTCTGTACTCTGTCCTCTAGTCAGAGGGGTGCCTGGGctgagggtactgatgaggtaTGAGTACCAAGGCCGATGCAGAATTGCAGGATGATAATAACTTTGCATACTTTCCAACTTTTAGCTGAGTCATTTCCTGGGGAAGTAAAATGGTGATTTTCTAGTGTAATTGGTCTGAAATAGAACGTTTACTAGGTGCTtcctatgttccaagcactggggatacaaatacaagaacacacacacacacatgcataccccatcaccatcaccatcaccaccaccaccaccaccaccaccaccaacagcaacaaaacaaaacaaaacaaaacaaaaataatccctAATCCCTAATCCCAAGGACTTTA
It encodes the following:
- the LOC118845828 gene encoding cytochrome c oxidase subunit 7C, mitochondrial-like, encoding MLGQSLHRFSTSLFRRSHYEEGPRKNLPFSVENKWWLLAMMTVFFGSGFAAPFLILRLQQLKK